CCCACAGCATGATCCAGCCGGACAATGCACCGTCGATCATGCTTCACAAGAAGATCGGGTTCTTCATCGATAACCGCAAGATAGCGCTCATCGATCTCAAGGATCCAAAACTCACACTCTGATCTTCATAAAAAAGGATGTTTAAAGGGTTTGAGTGGGTGAATCCTTTCGGACTCACTCTTTTTCCTTTGCCTCGAGCTCTGCCTTGGCCTTGTTGGTGGCCCTGGTGATGATCATGGTGGCGGCAACCGCGATGACGGTAACGAGGAGGGCGTAGATGAACAGCCCGACGAGGTCATCAGCAGTTCCGAAGATTGCTGCGATGACTGCCTTGATGGTCTCGTTCCATGCAAGAGCGGCGACCAGTCCGAACGCAGAGATAATCAGTGCGGACAGGGACTGAAGGAACTGAAGCTTGAAAGAATCAGCCATGTATTGTTTAATTCTATTTCTTTATAAAAGCATATTGGAAAAGGATTCCGCCCCCGGAGGGGCGGTAAATGAGTTTCACTTCCTTCTGGAACTTGTGTACTTTATCTTGCCGGTCTCTTCGGAACCGCCATACTTCTTCTTCTCGGTCTTGGTGGGGGCGGCCTGGGGCTCAGCGGCCTTGGCAGCCTCTTTCTCCTGTTCAAGCTCGGTGAAGGTGGTGGTGGGCTTGTTCCTGGGGTTGGCACGCATGTAGATGACAGCGATGATGACGACGATGATTGCAACAATCACGATTGCGACGTACGTGGTGAGGTTGGACCAGACGTTCTTGGCGACGTTGAGGTTGTACGCTGCCGAAGCGGTTGTACCGTCATTGGTGAGCTGGATGCTGAGCTGGTGGGTTCCCGCGGACAGCTTGAAGCTCACGGAGATGGAAGTCGTGGTACTTTCGACGGTCTGGGTCTGGGTTTTGATGACATTGGTGTTCTCGAGGATGGTGATGGTGGCTTCTCCGTCGACAACGGTTACGGGGATGGTCAGAGTACCTTCGCGGTCCTGTTTGAAACCGGATGCGCTGATACCGTCCTGGTTGATTCCGATTGCATCGGACTCGGATGCAACAACGACTGCACCGAATGCCACGACGGTCATCAGGAGGGCTGCCAGGAGAGTGAAGGTCTTCTTGGCGTTGACGGTGATCATGAGACGATTTCCTCCAGCCTCTCCTGCTCGATTCCTTCCCTGACCATTCTTGCAAGTCTCCTTCCGGTGCTCATGTTGGTGCGGTAGAGGGAGTTTCCGTAGGGGTGTCCGACATCCATGTGGACGTTGGTTCCTCCTCCGATCCTGGGCGCCACATCGTAGATGTAGAAGTGCAGGTCCTTGTCGACGCAGGTCTGGAGACAGAAGGGTCCGACGATTCCGGGGTCGTAGTGGGTCTTGGAGGCGGCGACGTATTTCTCGGCCATCTCGAAGGCCTTGTCGAGGAGGGACTCCCTGAGGGTGGCGGAGTTGTGTCCGCAGACGGTGTACTCGGGGATGATTCCGTCGTTCTCGAGCTCGACCTGCTGTTTTCCGGGGAGCCTGACATATCCGTCGAGGGAGGACTCGAACCTCCAGTCGATACCGAGGAGCTCCACTTTTTCTCCGTTCTCCTTGATGGGGTCGTAGAAGAAGTCGAGGTTGAAGACAGGACCGATGATGTACTGCTCCATCCTGGCGTGCTTCTCGAAGTCGGGGGTCAGGACGCCCTGTTTGATGAGCTCCTGGGACTTCTCCACGTACTGCTCGTAGGAGACGGCGGTGAAGAATCCCCTCTCGAGTTTCTTCTGGGCGTGGTGGACCTTGATGATGGTGAGGCCGTCGATGTCCTCGGGCTTCTCCACTTTCTTGGGGAAGGGAAGGTTGGCTTTCTCGAGGATCCAGTAGTAATCACGGGCCTCTCCCCTCTCTTCGGACCTGAGCATGTTCCTGCTTCCAATCATGGGGACCTTCCAGTCGTTCTCGACGGAGTCGATGTCGACGTAGGATGTGAAGGACCTGTTGGGGACCCAGAGGGTGTTGGTGTCCATCAGGAACTTCTGGTTCTCGGGTTTCATGACGTCCACGAACTTGTCGACGAGAAGGGTGTCGTCGACGAATCCGCAGAGGTGGTTTCCTTTGCTGTCGTTGTAGGACCTGAAGTACCTGTCGAAGGTCTTCTCCCTGCCCTTCTGGCACACTGCGAGGGTCTTGAAGCCCTCCTCGTATGCTCCGTCGCAGGTGTCGAGTGCGGAGTGGGACCCGAGTACTCCGATCCTTGCCTCTTTCTTGTTATAGCGGCCGAGATTAGCCAAAACTTCATCTCTGCTGATCATGTTGATTCCTGTCTGTGGATAGCCTTTCCCCCTATAATAAGGACACGTGCCCGCGCGTGTGCCTCAGATGAAAAACGAGATGACGAACACCAGTACGGCGGAGCCGAGCAGATCCATGACGGAGGAGGTGATCGGGATACTGTGGTCGTCGGGGTCGAGACCGAACTTGGTGGCGGCTATCGCCACGTAATACGAGAGCAGGTTCAGGATGGTGGTGGCCAGGAATCCCGCCAGCAGGATGATGGCTAGGGTCCTGCCGAGACCTATGTTGTCTACCCCTCCGGTGAGGATCATGGCCGCGAACGAGATCAGGCCGATGTACAGGAAGGTCACCATGGCGCAGATGTACATGAGGACGAAGTTCTCGCCGGCTCCCGCACGGGGGATCCAGTCAGACTCCAGGGTACCGAGGTGGATCATGGACGACAGCCTGGAGGTGAGCATTCCGGAGAGGGCGTTGCCCTGGTTCAGGAAGGCGGGCAGCATGATGATCAGCACAGCGTATGCGATGAGGGCGTCCTGCTGGTCCTGGATGACGATTCCCGCTCCGATCTCGAAGATGAGGCAGATCATGAGGATGGGAAGGGACTGTACCAATACACGCTTCGCCTCGCCGGAGAAGTCCCTCCTTCCGACCTTGCGTTTGAGTATGTAAACACCGAAAACAACGGTGACCGCGATGAGGGCGAAGGACACTCCGATGATGATCCATTCCCCATGTGCCAGCTCAAGGATTTTGTCCTTGAAGAGCCAGGTCGCGACGAAGATCATCGGCATGGTCACGATGTCTCCGATGGCGGCAATCAGAGGGGCGGTGATGTTGTCCACGTCCCACTCCCTCTTGTTGCCCACATAGGCGATGAGGATGTTGAACATCAGCACGATGATTCCCGAGATCACTCCGCCCACGGTGGATATGAAGATGAAATCGAAGACGGTGATGTTGGCGTTGAAGAATGCAGCAGCGACGGCCCAGGTGGTCACACCCATGGCAATCGACATGATCAGCGTGAGGAGGATGGTGGATTCCACGTTCGCCCTCAGGACCGTACCCTTGCGGAGACTCATCTCGAAGGTACCGATGTTCATGGCGGTACCGATCCTGCTTCCCATGGCGCCGAAGATGTTACCCCTCATGCCGATGGCCGAGTAGATGAGGATCATCATACCGGAGATGCTGACGAGGGTCTCCTCCATGGTGGAGAGGAGGATACCGGCGAAGAGGTCCGCGGTTCCGGCGATGACGAGTGCCGTCAGGCCCATCACTATTGCGGATTTGTTCCGCGCGATGAAACCTTTAGCAGAGCCGTACCTACCGGACAAAAAATCACCTCAAACCATGTTACTTCGGAAAGGGGATTTCCGTTATTATATAAATGGGACACGCACCCACGTTTATATAGCGTGCAAGCGTTCAAAATAAGCGATACTTGCAAAGTATAGGTGAACCCAGTTGCCTAATAGTCATTCGCGTTCGGCCTTAACGAAGGCCCCCGGAACCAAAGGGGGAGAACTCTGATGAGCGACCCCGATGATATTTCTAACCTTCAGCACGTGGACATGTCTGTCCGCGAATTATTAACCGAGATGAAAGACACCTCCGAGGTCATCGTCGATCTCGCATACGCCTCGCTGATGTACAACAGCGACAACATGGCCCAGAAGGTCCGCGACCTGGAGGATGACATGGACGACCTGAAGTTCGCCATCCGTTACAAGGCACTCCTGTCCAGCAGGACCAAGGAGGACGCCAGGCAGCTCTCCGGTCTCTTGGAGGTGGCATCCGCCGCCGACAGGATCTCCAACGCGGCATCGGACATCGTGAGCCTGCTGAGGTTCCCGCCGGAGAAGAGGCCGCTCATCACCGATATCCTGCTGGAGTCCGATGAGAGGATCCGTATGATCCGCATCAAGCCGGAGTCCACCATGGTCGGGAATACCATCGAGAGGCTGGCCATCGAGGCCAACACCGGATGCAAGATCATCGCCATCAAGAACCGTCACGGATGGACCTACGACCCTGAGTACGATATGAAGATCAGGGCCAATGATGACATCGTGGTCCGCGGTACCGACGACGGTGCAGACCTCCTTACCCAGTATGCCGCAGGCAGGAAGGAGTGGGTCTTCGAGGAGACCCCCACCGAGGAGCAGGCGGAGCAGGAAGCGGAGGAGAACGAGCGCGAGGAGGAACAGCTCTCGGAGGAGCTCAGAGGAGATGATGAGGAATGAAGTCCAAACTCGAATCCATGTTCCTGGAGCTGAAGGACACCTCAGAGATGATGGTGGACCTTGCGTATTCCTCGCTGCTTTATGATAACGTCGAAATCGCCGAGGAGGTCCTGTCACTGTACGACCGCATGGAGGAACTCTCCGAGAGGATCCAGGACGAGATCGTTCAGGTCAGCCGTTCCATGCCCGACGAGGTCGCCAGGGCTGTGGTCACTACCCGTCTCATGGATAGCATCCTAGAGATCGCCGATGCGGCCCGTTCCATCGCAGATGTCGTGGTCAGAGGATTGGCAGAACACCCTGTGCTGGCACTGTCGATCCGCGACTCGGATACAACCATGTGTCTCGCCAAGGTCGGAAGCGAATCCATCCTTGCCGGCAAGACCCTCGGGGAGCACTCGCTCGCCACCAACACGGGAATGTTCGTCCTCGCCGTAAGGAGGGAGGATGACTACATCTTCGGTCCCGGATGGGACACCCGTCTCGAAGCGGGAGACATCCTCATCGCGAGGGGTCCCGAGGACGCTGTCAGTTACTTCAAGGACATCGTCGACGGAACCAGGACCGAATTCTGAAACTTTCCTGCCCCGGGTCGCTGGGGCACTCTTTTCATATTCCAGCCACAAAGATTCCTGCGTATCTGCCGATTATAGCTCCGACCACACAGATTCCTGCGTTGAGGATGAAGTTCAGTCCCGCCTGCCAGACTTTGCCGTCAAAGAATAATCCTACGGTGTCGAGAGTGAAAGTTGACATGGTCGTGAACGCACCGATCAAACCGGTGAAAAGGAAGAGTCTG
The sequence above is a segment of the methanogenic archaeon ISO4-H5 genome. Coding sequences within it:
- a CDS encoding 5-formaminoimidazole-4-carboxamide-1-(beta)-D- ribofuranosyl 5'-monophosphate synthetase-like; the protein is MISRDEVLANLGRYNKKEARIGVLGSHSALDTCDGAYEEGFKTLAVCQKGREKTFDRYFRSYNDSKGNHLCGFVDDTLLVDKFVDVMKPENQKFLMDTNTLWVPNRSFTSYVDIDSVENDWKVPMIGSRNMLRSEERGEARDYYWILEKANLPFPKKVEKPEDIDGLTIIKVHHAQKKLERGFFTAVSYEQYVEKSQELIKQGVLTPDFEKHARMEQYIIGPVFNLDFFYDPIKENGEKVELLGIDWRFESSLDGYVRLPGKQQVELENDGIIPEYTVCGHNSATLRESLLDKAFEMAEKYVAASKTHYDPGIVGPFCLQTCVDKDLHFYIYDVAPRIGGGTNVHMDVGHPYGNSLYRTNMSTGRRLARMVREGIEQERLEEIVS
- a CDS encoding crcB protein CrcB, with the translated sequence MITPTEILLVALGGAIGAVLRFLVGQFIDSSQFPWATFTVNIIGSFMMAFIMFAYTGMSLETRLFLFTGLIGAFTTMSTFTLDTVGLFFDGKVWQAGLNFILNAGICVVGAIIGRYAGIFVAGI
- a CDS encoding phosphate uptake regulator PhoU2 produces the protein MKSKLESMFLELKDTSEMMVDLAYSSLLYDNVEIAEEVLSLYDRMEELSERIQDEIVQVSRSMPDEVARAVVTTRLMDSILEIADAARSIADVVVRGLAEHPVLALSIRDSDTTMCLAKVGSESILAGKTLGEHSLATNTGMFVLAVRREDDYIFGPGWDTRLEAGDILIARGPEDAVSYFKDIVDGTRTEF
- a CDS encoding transmembrane protein gives rise to the protein MITVNAKKTFTLLAALLMTVVAFGAVVVASESDAIGINQDGISASGFKQDREGTLTIPVTVVDGEATITILENTNVIKTQTQTVESTTTSISVSFKLSAGTHQLSIQLTNDGTTASAAYNLNVAKNVWSNLTTYVAIVIVAIIVVIIAVIYMRANPRNKPTTTFTELEQEKEAAKAAEPQAAPTKTEKKKYGGSEETGKIKYTSSRRK
- a CDS encoding divalent cation transporter mgtE family: MSGRYGSAKGFIARNKSAIVMGLTALVIAGTADLFAGILLSTMEETLVSISGMMILIYSAIGMRGNIFGAMGSRIGTAMNIGTFEMSLRKGTVLRANVESTILLTLIMSIAMGVTTWAVAAAFFNANITVFDFIFISTVGGVISGIIVLMFNILIAYVGNKREWDVDNITAPLIAAIGDIVTMPMIFVATWLFKDKILELAHGEWIIIGVSFALIAVTVVFGVYILKRKVGRRDFSGEAKRVLVQSLPILMICLIFEIGAGIVIQDQQDALIAYAVLIIMLPAFLNQGNALSGMLTSRLSSMIHLGTLESDWIPRAGAGENFVLMYICAMVTFLYIGLISFAAMILTGGVDNIGLGRTLAIILLAGFLATTILNLLSYYVAIAATKFGLDPDDHSIPITSSVMDLLGSAVLVFVISFFI
- a CDS encoding phosphate uptake regulator PhoU1, whose protein sequence is MSDPDDISNLQHVDMSVRELLTEMKDTSEVIVDLAYASLMYNSDNMAQKVRDLEDDMDDLKFAIRYKALLSSRTKEDARQLSGLLEVASAADRISNAASDIVSLLRFPPEKRPLITDILLESDERIRMIRIKPESTMVGNTIERLAIEANTGCKIIAIKNRHGWTYDPEYDMKIRANDDIVVRGTDDGADLLTQYAAGRKEWVFEETPTEEQAEQEAEENEREEEQLSEELRGDDEE
- a CDS encoding transmembrane protein; protein product: MADSFKLQFLQSLSALIISAFGLVAALAWNETIKAVIAAIFGTADDLVGLFIYALLVTVIAVAATMIITRATNKAKAELEAKEKE